One window of Oncorhynchus masou masou isolate Uvic2021 chromosome 28, UVic_Omas_1.1, whole genome shotgun sequence genomic DNA carries:
- the LOC135518655 gene encoding uncharacterized protein LOC135518655: MFKGMAAVAVKESCADSVPTPTIVLDPGYINVAMPVIVRCESTRGTKCHFYKDNNPNTIREVNSGVCQFILFWNEFKKWNKTEVDLSCAILQKREGKMISSERSDTRRLHVSDSIGIPRIFVENTGTYLSLRCEAKHAGTSCYYYLNNSESPFKSQPYKDNVCVGKVLEKDLLRKRSSAGEIFITCAVELVLEGEDTVTSQHSEPFKIAIDVVDSPGPTTSFTTFSTNKTSVTNGEESSSEFPLYISLSVGAFSLILLVVSVLCFLRYKRGDQQDWSANRSQWNQNKEVIYANASLFQQGGLNVGDVTMLRCTSSSVSGNSSPVDELPPHPFSAS, encoded by the exons ATGTTTAAAGGTATGGCTGCTGTTGCAGTTAAAGAAAGTTGTGCAG ATTCTGTCCCTACTCCCACCATTGTGTTAGACCCTGGGTACATCAATGTAGCTATGCCTGTCATAGTACGCTGTGAGTCAACAAGAGGCACAAAGTGCCACTTCTACAAAGACAACAACCCCAACACAATAAGAGAAGTGAATTCCGGTGTTTGCCAATTCATATTGTTCTGGAATGAGTTCAAAAAGTGGAACAAGACTGAAGTAGATCTCAGCTGTGCTATTctacagaagagagaagggaaaatGATATCTTCAGAACGAAGTGACACTCGAAGACTTCATGTGAGTG ATTCCATTGGAATACCCAGGATTTTTGTGGAAAATACAGGAACTTACTTAAGTCTTCGGTGTGAGGCCAAGCATGCTGGTACCTCATGCTACTATTACTTGAACAACAGTGAGTCCCCCTTTAAAAGTCAGCCCTACAAAGACAATGTCTGTGTTGGGAAAGTGTTGGAAAAGGATCTGCTGAGGAAGAGGAGCAGTGCTGGAGAGATCTTCATCACCTGTGCTGTGGAGCTGGTGCTAGAGGGTGAAGATACTGTGACATCACAGCATAGTGAACCGTTCAAGATTGCCATAGATG TTGTAGACTCTCCTGGGCCCACCACTTCCTTCACAACATTCAGTACCAACAAAACCAGTGTAACTAATGGAGAAG AGTCCTCCTCAGAGTTCCCCCTCTACATCAGTCTGAGTGTTGGGGCCTTCAGCCTTATTCTGCTGGTTGTATCTGTCCTGTGTTTTCTCCGGTACAAGCGAG GTGATCAACAAGACTGGTCTGCCAATAG ATCCCAATGGAACCAGAACAAAGAAGTTATCT ATGCAAATGCTTCATTATTTCAACAAGGCGGTCTGAATGTGGGGGATGTGACCATGCTGCGTTGTACTAGTTCAAGTGTAAGTGGTAACAGTTCACCTGTTGATGAACTTCCTCCCCATCCTTTCTCTGCTTCCTGA